The following proteins are encoded in a genomic region of Nicotiana sylvestris chromosome 4, ASM39365v2, whole genome shotgun sequence:
- the LOC104220724 gene encoding protein MITOFERRINLIKE 1, chloroplastic has protein sequence METRTGNSLSLILQDPNDLKTDFNSLFNNLNTSLLSTPTTTLHHKNTKSRNHFFSPKFKFSSTSVSIEAQIKNPTSNFLKPATRDSPKVQVLFKNLSIVERALIGAASGGIAGAFTYVCLHPLDTIKTKLQTKGASEIYSGTIDAFVKTFQSKGILGFYSGVSAVIVGSTASSAVYFGTCEFGKSILSKFPQYPSVLIPPTAGAMGNIVSSAIMVPKELITQRMQAGAKGRSWQVLMRILEKDGILGLYSGYSVTLLRNLPAGVLSYSSFEYLKAAVLSNTKRERLEPFQSVFCGALAGAISASITTPLDVVKTRLMTQVVHSEAANKAAAAMVTGVSATVKQILKEEGWVGFTRGMGPRVLHSACFSALGYFAFETARLTILDQYLKHKELESLVPADAAQAD, from the coding sequence ATGGAAACTCGAACTGGCAATTCCCTTAGCCTCATTCTGCAAGACCCTAATGACCTGAAAACTGACTTCAACTCCCTCTTCAACAATCTCAACACTTCCCTTTTATCTACCCCAACTACAACTTTACACCACAAGAATACCAAATCAAGAAACCATTTTTTCAGTCCCAAATTCAAGTTTTCCTCAACTTCTGTCTCAATTGAAGCACAAATCAAGAACCCCACTTCCAATTTTCTTAAACCTGCCACTAGGGACTCCCCAAAAGTTCAGGTTTTATTCAAGAATCTTTCTATTGTTGAAAGAGCACTTATTGGTGCAGCTTCTGGTGGCATTGCTGGTGCATTTACATATGTGTGTCTTCATCCACTTGACACTATTAAAACTAAGCTCCAAACAAAAGGTGCATCTGAAATTTACAGTGGAACAATTGATGCATTTGTCAAGACTTTTCAAAGTAAGGGGATTCTTGGGTTTTACAGTGGTGTTTCTGCTGTAATTGTTGGTTCCACTGCTTCTTCTGCTGTGTATTTTGGGACTTGTGAGTTTGGTAAGTCAATCTTGTCTAAATTCCCACAATACCCTTCTGTGCTTATCCCACCAACAGCCGGTGCAATGGGGAATATAGTGTCATCTGCTATAATGGTTCCAAAGGAATTGATTACTCAGAGAATGCAAGCTGGTGCTAAAGGGAGGTCTTGGCAGGTGTTAATGAGAATCTTGGAAAAAGATGGAATCTTGGGATTGTATTCTGGTTATAGTGTTACATTGTTGAGGAATTTGCCTGCTGGGGTTTTGAGTTATTCATCATTTGAGTACTTGAAAGCTGCGGTGTTGAGTAATACGAAAAGGGAACGTTTGGAGCCGTTTCAGAGTGTTTTTTGTGGGGCATTGGCTGGTGCAATATCAGCTTCAATAACAACACCTTTGGATGTGGTGAAGACTAGGTTGATGACTCAAGTTGTTCATTCTGAAGCTGCTAATAAGGCTGCTGCAGCAATGGTTACTGGCGTCTCGGCTACTGTTAAACAGATATTGAAAGAAGAAGGGTGGGTTGGTTTTACAAGGGGAATGGGTCCTAGAGTACTACATAGTGCTTGTTTTTCAGCTCTCGGGTACTTTGCGTTTGAGACAGCTAGGCTTACAATTCTGGATCAGTATCTGAAGCATAAGGAGCTTGAGAGTTTGGTTCCTGCAGATGCAGCACAAGCCGATTAG